The nucleotide window GCCTCCAAGGCTTAGTGAACGTCTACACGGAGTCCGGGAAAGTGATCCACAAGCGGCCGGACGATCCCCGGGTGACCCGAATCAGCCGGTGGCTGCGTCGGTATAGCCTGGATGAGCTCCCGCAGCTCATAAACGTCCTGAAAGGCGAGATGAGCCTCGGAGGGCCCCGGCCGGAGCTCCCCTGGATCGTGGAGCAGTGCGAGCCCTGGCAGTACCAGCGGCTGAGCGTGCCGCCCGGCATGACGAGCTGGTACGTGGTCAACGGCCGGAGCCACGTCCCCATGCACCTCAACACGGAGGAAGACCTGAAGTACATCCGGGATTATT belongs to Armatimonadota bacterium and includes:
- a CDS encoding sugar transferase, which gives rise to MNVYTESGKVIHKRPDDPRVTRISRWLRRYSLDELPQLINVLKGEMSLGGPRPELPWIVEQCEPWQYQRLSVPPGMTSWYVVNGRSHVPMHLNTEEDLKYIRDYSLLTDLKILWKSVGAVLRGRGAY